One genomic window of Dunckerocampus dactyliophorus isolate RoL2022-P2 chromosome 7, RoL_Ddac_1.1, whole genome shotgun sequence includes the following:
- the gdf6a gene encoding growth/differentiation factor 6-A: MFASRVVTLYVGLLLFFLWNIPCFQSAAIISPSAPRRNRGARLPHQAGQRSIKLLKDIFASSRHMMSHHKEDHKDDIVPHEYMLSIYRTYSAAEKLGLNASFFRSSKSANTITSFVDRGTDDLLHSTLRRQKYLFDVSTLSDKEELVGAELRIFRRASGDLQTTGLYHIQLYPCSSDTLLDSIILDPVDSTKSGWEVLDVWQMLKSHQQHHYHHEHQGNQLCFQLRVALRNSDGEVDLRVLGLDRSGRSQQEKAILVAYTRSKKRENLFNEMKEKIKSRRSIKEIEVVRASEEEAAEEGVHLRGVRGDGPRRRRRTALNNRHGKRHGKKSKSRCSKKALHVNFKELGWDDWIIAPLDYEAYHCEGVCDFPLRSHLEPTNHAIIQTLMNSMDPNSTPPSCCVPTKLSPISILYIDSGNNVVYKQYEDMVVEQCGCR, encoded by the exons ATGTTTGCATCTCGAGTTGTCACGCTTTACGTaggcctgctgctttttttcctttggaATATACCATGTTTCCAGTCAGCTGCTATCATCTCTCCTTCTGCTCCGAGGAGGAACAGGGGAGCGAGACTCCCTCATCAGGCCGGACAAAGGTCAATCAAACTCCTAAAAGACATCTTCGCGTCTTCCCGTCACATGATGAGCCATCACAAAGAAGACCATAAGGACGACATCGTGCCGCATGAGTACATGCTGTCCATTTACAGGACCTACTCGGCTGCAGAGAAACTGGGACTAAACGCCAGCTTTTTCCGCTCCTCTAAATCTGCCAACACCATAACAAGTTTCGTGGACAGAGGAACAG ACGATCTTTTGCACTCTACTCTGCGAAGACAAAAGTATCTGTTTGATGTCTCAACCCTTTCAGACAAAGAGGAGCTGGTCGGGGCCGAATTAAGGATATTTAGGAGAGCGTCGGGTGACTTGCAGACGACAGGCCTCTATCACATCCAGCTCTACCCGTGCAGCTCGGACACGCTGCTGGACTCCATAATCCTGGATCCTGTGGACTCCACCAAGTCCGGGTGGGAGGTTCTGGACGTGTGGCAGATGTTGAAATCTCATCAAcaacatcattatcatcatgaACATCAAGGGAACCAGCTCTGCTTCCAGCTCAGAGTCGCTCTTAGGAATTCTGATGGCGAGGTGGACCTCAGGGTGCTGGGACTGGACAGGAGTGGGCGATCCCAGCAGGAGAAAGCCATTCTGGTGGCCTACACCCGATCCAAAAAGAGGGAAAACCTGTTCAACGAGATGAAAGAGAAGATCAAGTCGCGGAGGTCTATCAAGGAGATAGAGGTGGTGAGGGCTTCAGAGGAGGAGGCAGCGGAGGAAGGGGTCCATCTAAGGGGGGTTAGAGGAGACGGGccaaggcggaggaggaggacagcccTGAACAATCGTCATGGGAAGAGACATGGCAAGAAATCCAAATCCAGGTGCAGCAAAAAGGCGTTACACGTGAATTTTAAAGAGCTAGGTTGGGACGACTGGATCATCGCACCCCTAGACTATGAGGCATACCACTGTGAAGGGGTGTGCGACTTCCCACTCCGATCCCATCTGGAGCCCACCAACCACGCCATCATACAGACTCTCATGAACTCCATGGACCCCAACAGCACACCACCTAGCTGCTGCGTCCCAACAAAACTCAGCCCCATCAGCATCCTGTACATAGACTCAGGCAACAATGTTGTGTACAAACAGTATGAGGACATGGTGGTGGAGCAGTGTGGGTGCAGGTAG